One genomic region from Arthrobacter sp. FB24 encodes:
- a CDS encoding MBL fold metallo-hydrolase, producing the protein MSVELITLGTAAGPAIRGPENGISSALVVGDAFYMVDFGLGCSRAAHEAGLRGKDFVAGFVTHLHSDHVVELPGFLLWNWGNPVEGFTGPVSVVGPGKDATRAGGTGLSGTGELVSHSLKAFSYDIDIRVHDEARPDLASLVRTVDLATPAHKSPEGALPFDVYEDDRVKVTGILVEHPPVRPALAFRFETDAGSVVFSGDTAECEAMVVLASGADVLVHEAVNLDFYADKGFAPEFLNHQRIAHTPPEGAGRVAAAAGVGRLVLSHLAGRAEPDWWRGRSASTFDGPVDVAVSGQRFRIGSPVLAPA; encoded by the coding sequence GTGAGCGTCGAACTGATCACTCTAGGCACCGCCGCCGGCCCAGCCATCCGAGGACCCGAAAACGGCATCTCCAGCGCACTGGTGGTGGGCGACGCCTTCTACATGGTGGACTTCGGCCTCGGCTGCTCCCGCGCCGCCCACGAGGCAGGACTCCGGGGCAAGGACTTCGTGGCGGGCTTTGTCACCCACCTGCACTCGGACCACGTGGTGGAACTTCCCGGCTTCCTCCTGTGGAACTGGGGGAACCCGGTGGAGGGCTTCACCGGCCCTGTTTCCGTTGTTGGCCCGGGCAAGGATGCAACCCGCGCCGGCGGCACTGGGCTCTCTGGCACAGGTGAGCTGGTGTCCCACTCTCTGAAAGCCTTCTCCTATGACATCGATATCCGGGTCCATGATGAGGCCCGCCCGGACCTTGCCTCTTTGGTCCGCACTGTGGACCTGGCCACCCCAGCGCATAAGTCACCGGAGGGGGCCCTACCCTTTGACGTCTACGAGGATGACAGGGTCAAGGTCACCGGCATCCTGGTGGAGCACCCGCCCGTGCGGCCTGCCCTGGCGTTCCGCTTTGAGACCGACGCCGGCTCCGTGGTGTTCTCCGGCGACACGGCCGAATGCGAGGCCATGGTGGTGCTCGCCAGCGGAGCGGACGTCCTGGTGCACGAAGCGGTCAATTTGGACTTTTATGCAGACAAGGGTTTCGCGCCGGAGTTCCTGAACCATCAGCGGATCGCTCACACCCCGCCGGAGGGAGCGGGCCGGGTTGCCGCGGCCGCTGGCGTGGGGCGCCTTGTCCTTTCACACCTGGCCGGGCGTGCGGAGCCGGATTGGTGGCGCGGCCGTTCCGCCTCAACCTTTGATGGCCCTGTGGATGTAGCCGTCAGCGGCCAGCGGTTCCGCATCGGCAGCCCCGTCCTCGCCCCCGCCTGA